Genomic DNA from Bacterioplanes sanyensis:
GCCCGTATTACTGGTTTTGTCCAGCTCTCGGCTGTGGGTCAGTAAAATAATGTTCATCTGCTCATCGCTACACTCAGCTCATCATTCCCCGAAAGCGGCGCCAGCCATGTGCTCCCAGCCCCAGTACCAGGAGACCTGCCAACCAAAGATGGCCGCACAAAAGCGCACCACCCGCCCCCGCTGCGGTGACGCTGGGCCAATATCTCAATAGACGTGTTATGCGCATAGCACCCCCGGTTGCAGTTGGAGTCAGTTGATTTGAACGGTGTTCAAAAAACAGATTGCATTATGAACACCGTTCACTATAGTTGTAAACCAGCTTATCGTCAGGAGCCATGTCAAAGATGCCACGCCGCAAGGATCACACCCATGAGCAAATTCGTTCGCTGGCCCTCGACGCCTTGCTCGCGCACTTACAGCTCGGCCCTCTGGGTGATATGAGCCTAAGAAAGTTGGCACAAAAGATTGGCTACTCTCCAGGCACCTTGATCAATGTATTTGGCAGCTATGACTACCTGCTGCTCAGCGTTAATGCGCGCACTTTGGATCAGCTGGCCGCTGCGTTGCCGTTGCAGCAAACACCCGATGTTGATCAAGCTCAGCCGCAGCAGGCCATCACACAACTGCTGGCGTTGGCGCACAGTTACCTCGACTTCGCACAGCAACACCGCTATCAATGGCAGCTGTTGTTTGATCATCGCCTGCCAGCCGAACAGTCGCTGCCGTTGTGGCAGCAACAGCGTATCAATGACTTATTTGCCGTGTTAGAAGGTGCCTTATCAGCTTGTGCACCTCAGGCAAGCTCAGCCGAATGCCAACACACAGCCCGAACGCTATGGGCCGCCGTGCATGGCATTTGTACTTTGGCACTGAGTGAAAAGTTATTTTCGGACAATCCGCAAGATGGCCCCAGCATGATGCAATCGCTGGTTCATCATTACGTCACCGCTTGGTGTCAGACTCAGCAATCTACGCATAGGGAGAGCAACGCATGAATGAACACGGTCAATTTACCCTGTTGGGGCAACGGCGATTCTTGCCTTACTTTATTACCCAAGCGCTGGGGGCCTTTAACGACAACCTATACAAGAATGCGCTGCTGCTGTTAATTGCCTTCGGCGGCATTGCTAGCCAGGACAACAGCGCCTTACTGACGAACCTGGCTGCGGGCATCTTTATTTTGCCGTTCTTTTTGTTTTCGCCCATTGCCGGACAAATTGCCGATAGAACCGAAAAGTCGTTATTAATTCGCTGGGTCAAACGCTTAGAGCTGGTCATTATGCTGTTGGCGGCCTGGTGCATCATTAGCGGTAACGTTTGGGGCATGATGGCACTGCTGTTTTTAATGGGCCTACAGTCGGCTATTTTTGGGCCGGTCAAGTTTGCCCTGTTGCCACAACACCTTAAACAGGATGAGTTAGTGGGCGGCAATGCCTTGGTGGAAATGGGCACCTTTGTCGCTATTCTCGCAGGCACCATAGGTGCCGGGTTGTTGTTTGATTTCAATAACAAAGAAATATGGCTCGCTGCAGGCGTGGTGCTGTTTGCGTTGTTGGGCGTGGGCGCTAGCCAGTTTATCCCCACAGCACCGGCCAATGATCCGGGCTTAGTTATCAATTGGAATCCGTTCACTGAGCTGCTCAATACGCTCAAACAAGCGCGCCAGAATCGGGCGGTTTTTTTAGCCATTGTCGCCATCAGCTGGTTCTGGTTTATGGGTGCCAGCTACCTGACACAGTTTCCCAATTTTTCTAAGGACTACCTGGGTGGCTCCACTCAGCTGGTGACCATTCTACTGACTTTGTTCTCCCTCGGGGTGGCCGGCGGTTCCTTATTGTGTGAACGCCTGTCGGGACACAAGGTAGAGCTGGGCATTGTGCCCATAGGCTCACTGGGAATGAGTATATTTGGTATTGATTTGTGGTTTGCCGTCGATCAACTTCATGTGGTGCAAAGCATGTCTGCGCTGGAATTTATCAGCCACGCCAGCAACTGGCGCCTGATGATCGATATTGCTTTGGTCAGTGCATTTGGCGGCTTATTTGTGGTGCCACTGCAAGCGCTCATCCAACAACGCAGCGATGATAAAAATCGTGCGCAAATTATCGCCGCCAACAACGTATTGAATGCTCTATTTATGGTGGTAAGTGCAGTGGCAGGCATGCTGTTATTGGGAGTCATGCAACTGTCGATTGCCGACTATTTTCTGATTCTGGCACTGATGAACATCGTGGTGGCCATTTATGTTTATACCCGTGTCCCCGAGTTTGCGCTGCGCTTTACGATATGGCTGCTGAGCCATACCCTGTATCGCGTCAGTCACAGGGGGCTGGACAATATTCCAGAACATGGCCCGGCCGTGTTGGTGTGCAATCACGTCAGCTATGTGGATGCGTTGTTGATTGCAGGCACCTATCAGCGCCCCATTCGCTTTGTGATGGATAAAAGTATTTCGCAAATGCCGGGCCTGAAAACCTTTTTTAAACTCGCCAAGACCATTCCTATTTGCTCCCCAAAGCCGATGCAGCAACGTAT
This window encodes:
- a CDS encoding TetR-like C-terminal domain-containing protein, with the protein product MPRRKDHTHEQIRSLALDALLAHLQLGPLGDMSLRKLAQKIGYSPGTLINVFGSYDYLLLSVNARTLDQLAAALPLQQTPDVDQAQPQQAITQLLALAHSYLDFAQQHRYQWQLLFDHRLPAEQSLPLWQQQRINDLFAVLEGALSACAPQASSAECQHTARTLWAAVHGICTLALSEKLFSDNPQDGPSMMQSLVHHYVTAWCQTQQSTHRESNA
- a CDS encoding MFS transporter; the encoded protein is MNEHGQFTLLGQRRFLPYFITQALGAFNDNLYKNALLLLIAFGGIASQDNSALLTNLAAGIFILPFFLFSPIAGQIADRTEKSLLIRWVKRLELVIMLLAAWCIISGNVWGMMALLFLMGLQSAIFGPVKFALLPQHLKQDELVGGNALVEMGTFVAILAGTIGAGLLFDFNNKEIWLAAGVVLFALLGVGASQFIPTAPANDPGLVINWNPFTELLNTLKQARQNRAVFLAIVAISWFWFMGASYLTQFPNFSKDYLGGSTQLVTILLTLFSLGVAGGSLLCERLSGHKVELGIVPIGSLGMSIFGIDLWFAVDQLHVVQSMSALEFISHASNWRLMIDIALVSAFGGLFVVPLQALIQQRSDDKNRAQIIAANNVLNALFMVVSAVAGMLLLGVMQLSIADYFLILALMNIVVAIYVYTRVPEFALRFTIWLLSHTLYRVSHRGLDNIPEHGPAVLVCNHVSYVDALLIAGTYQRPIRFVMDKSISQMPGLKTFFKLAKTIPICSPKPMQQRISERSNASRKNSTPASWYVFSPRVSSPKMATSTSLNKVLSASSQKLRCLWCPWL